A window from Sinanaerobacter sp. ZZT-01 encodes these proteins:
- a CDS encoding tyrosine-type recombinase/integrase, which translates to MPRKGENIYKRSDGRWEGRYVKYIDEISGKKKYRSIYGKTYSEVKKKLIAAKQTVILNEAPKTKFKLTEWLRIWLYQYAKLNVKDSTFSNYYYCIRNHIIPQLGEIDLKQLSTINLQIFFNGKLLNGRIDGKGGLSSKSVRDIYTILSASLKQAVDNNLIDKNPCSNIKIPTDKYNSIRVLSVEEQKLIENAVLHSEHYLSTSVILALYTGLRLGEVCALQWKDVDLSNAILKVSSNLQRIKLVPYNEKKKTRLVLGTPKSSSSIRDIPFSNGLCHYLSIKKSLNQSYKFVVCNHEENFVDPRTVQSYFKKVVEQVGIKAASFHTLRHTFATRAIEVGMDVKSVSEILGHADVSITLKKYVHSLTEHKRTQMQKIDTIWADKPSNF; encoded by the coding sequence ATGCCAAGAAAAGGTGAAAATATTTATAAACGTTCAGATGGCCGTTGGGAGGGGCGTTATGTTAAATATATAGATGAAATAAGTGGTAAAAAGAAATATCGATCAATATATGGTAAAACGTATTCGGAAGTAAAAAAGAAATTGATTGCAGCAAAACAAACCGTTATACTTAATGAAGCACCAAAAACAAAGTTCAAATTAACAGAATGGCTCCGTATATGGTTATATCAATATGCTAAGTTAAATGTAAAAGATTCTACTTTTTCAAATTACTACTATTGTATTCGAAATCATATCATTCCTCAATTAGGAGAAATAGATTTAAAACAATTATCAACAATTAATTTACAAATATTTTTTAATGGAAAATTACTAAATGGGCGTATAGACGGAAAAGGGGGTCTGTCATCCAAAAGCGTGCGGGATATCTATACCATCCTTTCCGCATCTTTAAAGCAGGCAGTTGACAACAATTTAATTGATAAAAATCCATGTTCAAATATCAAGATTCCTACAGATAAGTATAACAGCATCCGTGTATTGAGCGTAGAGGAACAAAAATTGATTGAAAACGCAGTTTTACATTCTGAGCATTATTTGTCGACGTCAGTAATTTTAGCGCTTTATACGGGACTCCGCCTAGGTGAAGTATGTGCGTTGCAATGGAAAGACGTTGATCTATCCAATGCAATTTTGAAAGTGAGCTCCAACTTACAAAGAATTAAGCTTGTTCCATATAATGAGAAAAAAAAGACAAGGCTTGTTTTAGGAACGCCGAAAAGCAGTTCTTCCATTCGAGACATTCCATTCTCGAATGGGCTGTGTCATTATCTATCCATAAAAAAATCTTTGAATCAGTCTTACAAATTTGTCGTTTGCAATCATGAGGAAAACTTTGTTGATCCTCGAACTGTACAAAGTTATTTCAAGAAAGTAGTAGAGCAAGTAGGGATAAAAGCTGCTAGCTTTCACACATTAAGACATACCTTTGCAACAAGGGCGATTGAAGTAGGCATGGATGTAAAATCGGTAAGCGAAATTTTAGGACATGCAGATGTCTCCATTACTTTAAAAAAATATGTACATTCCCTTACAGAACATAAAAGAACACAGATGCAAAAAATAGATACGATTTGGGCCGATAAACCGTCAAATTTCTAG
- a CDS encoding EAL domain-containing protein produces the protein MKHDYEIDELAQEMDLLKNTFDIVRLIDIVKQRQCVFAPDSFQMEYRKYKYGFMHPEDYNTHQLMLRKVLQNKTTYTQFKFFKGEMYYIVAKYIRLGNLNFVLELISRKKISEQKDHEKYKEEMKELCDYKRIKIERKRLRKKESEEDHTSELKKLANSIENNEFYLLYQPKIENSSRCVIGLEALIRWKQNIVLNSAENFITSFEENNVIHLIDYFVLKEVVNQIKKWEQQNKKIIPISINMCCSTLLREDFFTRVSQIIENNTFADKIEIEITERNIPLNRVKELSIIVEKLKRVGFRIALDDFGANSANFPLIFELNLNTLKIDKSMVVKIEENIKMQKVLKDIFSTCKAFKIEVIVEGIEEKGQLDVLTKIGSELSQGYYFSKPAALSTIKEKY, from the coding sequence ATGAAACATGACTATGAAATAGATGAATTGGCTCAAGAAATGGATTTGTTAAAAAATACATTTGATATTGTAAGACTTATTGATATTGTGAAGCAAAGGCAATGCGTTTTTGCTCCCGATTCATTTCAAATGGAATACAGAAAATATAAATATGGTTTTATGCACCCTGAGGATTACAACACTCATCAGCTCATGCTGCGCAAAGTGTTACAAAACAAAACAACCTATACACAGTTCAAATTTTTTAAGGGAGAGATGTATTATATTGTAGCTAAGTATATACGGCTGGGAAACCTTAATTTTGTTTTAGAGTTGATCAGTAGGAAGAAGATAAGCGAACAAAAAGATCACGAGAAATATAAAGAAGAAATGAAGGAGTTGTGTGACTATAAAAGAATAAAAATTGAACGGAAGCGTCTAAGAAAGAAGGAAAGCGAAGAAGATCATACATCTGAATTAAAGAAATTAGCAAACAGCATAGAGAATAATGAATTCTATTTGCTTTACCAGCCTAAAATTGAAAATTCGAGTAGATGTGTAATCGGATTGGAAGCATTAATACGATGGAAGCAAAATATCGTCTTGAATTCTGCGGAAAATTTTATTACGAGTTTTGAAGAAAATAATGTAATTCATTTGATTGATTATTTTGTTTTGAAAGAGGTTGTAAATCAAATAAAAAAGTGGGAACAACAGAATAAAAAAATAATTCCGATATCTATAAATATGTGTTGCTCCACACTGCTTCGAGAGGATTTTTTTACAAGGGTCAGCCAGATCATCGAGAATAATACGTTTGCAGATAAAATTGAAATTGAGATTACAGAAAGAAATATTCCTTTGAATCGAGTGAAAGAGCTGTCCATTATAGTAGAAAAATTAAAAAGGGTCGGGTTTCGAATTGCACTCGATGACTTTGGAGCGAATTCTGCAAACTTCCCATTAATATTTGAGCTAAACTTAAATACATTAAAAATTGATAAGTCCATGGTTGTAAAAATAGAAGAAAATATAAAAATGCAAAAGGTTTTAAAGGATATATTTTCAACCTGCAAAGCGTTTAAAATTGAAGTTATTGTAGAAGGAATTGAAGAAAAAGGACAACTGGATGTATTGACAAAGATAGGAAGTGAATTGTCACAAGGGTATTATTTTTCTAAGCCTGCCGCTCTTTCCACAATAAAGGAAAAATATTAA
- the metF gene encoding methylenetetrahydrofolate reductase [NAD(P)H] — protein MKIKELYNEKKTVISLEIFPPKLEMPVETIYKTLDELQGLKPDFISVTYGAGGKAKDRTVEIASKIKSDYGIESLAHLTCISSTKEQIKNIFAEMKKNKIENILALRGDLPEDKTLLDIPKEHHYASDLITEIRKENGFSIGAACYPEGHVACESRVKDIKHLREKVDRGAEFLISQLFFDNERFFRFMEELEIAGIDVPVSAGIMPVMNKNQILRMSKLSGCYLPPKFQRIVDRYENNPESLREAGEAYAIEQIIDLMTWGVRGIHLYTMNKPQTARRILTNIENIRRLQE, from the coding sequence ATGAAGATTAAAGAATTATATAATGAGAAAAAGACAGTTATTTCGCTGGAAATTTTCCCACCTAAACTAGAAATGCCTGTAGAAACAATTTATAAGACACTCGACGAGCTGCAAGGGTTAAAGCCGGATTTTATCAGCGTTACTTATGGAGCGGGCGGAAAGGCAAAGGATCGCACTGTAGAAATCGCATCTAAAATTAAAAGTGACTATGGAATTGAAAGTTTAGCTCATTTAACTTGCATTTCCTCCACAAAAGAACAGATAAAAAATATTTTTGCAGAAATGAAGAAGAATAAGATTGAAAATATATTGGCATTGAGAGGCGATCTGCCAGAAGATAAGACGCTTTTGGATATTCCAAAAGAACATCACTATGCCAGTGATTTGATTACAGAAATCCGCAAAGAAAATGGATTTTCTATAGGTGCTGCATGTTATCCGGAAGGACATGTTGCGTGTGAAAGCCGTGTGAAGGATATCAAGCATTTAAGGGAAAAAGTCGATCGAGGTGCTGAGTTCTTAATAAGCCAGTTATTCTTTGATAATGAACGTTTCTTTCGTTTTATGGAGGAACTAGAGATTGCCGGAATTGATGTACCGGTTTCCGCCGGTATTATGCCTGTTATGAATAAGAACCAGATTCTGCGGATGAGTAAGCTTTCCGGCTGTTATTTACCACCCAAATTTCAGCGGATTGTGGATCGTTATGAGAACAATCCGGAATCGCTTCGTGAAGCAGGAGAGGCTTATGCGATTGAACAGATCATTGACTTGATGACTTGGGGGGTGAGGGGGATACATCTATATACGATGAATAAACCACAAACTGCACGGCGAATCCTTACAAACATTGAAAATATCCGACGCTTGCAGGAATAA
- the truA gene encoding tRNA pseudouridine(38-40) synthase TruA codes for MKNVLLTISYDGTNFSGWQRQPNRRTVQGELERVLSELCRKEIQISGTSRTDSGVHALGQRASFQAEFGIPVERIPLACNHLLSGEKGILKGTGDIRILEAKQMPAGFHARFDSYGKKYIYRIRNAKNPDLFQRNYVYQIEQPLNLKAMQQAADLIAGTHDFRCFMASGGKEPESTIRTIYQLNVKRNETMQNETADFFDIEVMGNGFLYNMVRIITGTLVEIGLGKKSVEKVKCILESRERCLAGHTAPPQGLYLVEVYYEKQTWM; via the coding sequence ATGAAAAATGTTTTATTGACAATCTCATATGATGGAACGAATTTTTCCGGCTGGCAGAGACAGCCGAATCGGCGGACGGTGCAAGGAGAACTTGAACGTGTATTGTCTGAACTGTGTAGGAAAGAAATACAGATATCCGGTACGAGCCGAACGGATTCTGGTGTTCATGCGCTCGGTCAAAGAGCTTCCTTCCAAGCAGAGTTTGGCATACCGGTAGAACGCATTCCTCTTGCGTGCAATCATTTGCTTAGCGGTGAGAAAGGCATTTTAAAAGGCACGGGAGATATACGCATTTTAGAAGCAAAGCAGATGCCGGCAGGGTTTCATGCCCGCTTTGATTCATACGGTAAAAAGTACATCTATCGCATTCGAAATGCAAAAAATCCGGATTTATTTCAAAGAAATTACGTTTACCAGATTGAACAGCCTTTAAATTTGAAAGCGATGCAACAAGCAGCAGATTTGATTGCAGGCACACATGATTTTCGATGCTTTATGGCATCCGGAGGAAAAGAACCGGAGTCTACGATTCGAACCATTTATCAGCTAAATGTGAAGCGAAATGAGACGATGCAAAATGAAACGGCAGATTTTTTCGACATAGAAGTGATGGGAAATGGATTCCTTTACAATATGGTTCGTATTATTACCGGAACGTTAGTGGAGATCGGTCTTGGAAAGAAAAGTGTAGAAAAAGTGAAATGTATTTTAGAAAGCAGGGAACGCTGTTTGGCAGGACACACTGCACCGCCGCAAGGATTATATTTAGTAGAAGTATATTATGAAAAGCAGACTTGGATGTAA
- a CDS encoding methyl-accepting chemotaxis protein — translation MKSLKIRLVFIFTVVIFSLTVALGFVSTRMVSQNLIKRTHSDLMEIAEEEAKYIQSTQDTELRYIDALAQNPLLTDPSIPLEAKIKFYENEAERSGYQAFAFADKNGNSTVYNSKKEKTNIGDREYFKTAMQGETAASDLIISSVSGELSLIFAAPVYQNGQQIGVLYGRREAKELNNAVGKFTYKQTGYAYMINYEGTTVAKKDIQLVLDRENVLEKAKEDQSLQELAVLMQEHMIKGEEGSGDYEYGGKRWIAGFAPVEKSPWIMVVEIEQQEVLKEVNALRNVLIFLCLAVVVIGALVTYFASDKIVRPIHKITGAAQEIANGNFQVTLSVDSHDEVGQLAQAFNLTIERLVNYQEYIDEIADALMKISNGDLTIKLQKEYIGQFEKLKNNMVALIQNLNLTFLEINQSAGQVDSGAIQVSNGAQTLSQGTTEQASSIQELSASISEITTRVKESAGSAKSASDKAKSAGTELDSSNESMRAMVDAMEKISSKSSEISKIIKVIEDIAFQTNILALNAAVEAARAGSAGKGFAVVADEVRNLAGKSAEAAKNTTDLIEETLSAVENGADIAEKTAGALNKSADLTKDAVLLIHEIAAVSEEEAGLIEQLDLGVEQISAVVQSNAATAEESAAASEELAGQSTLLKELISKFKLEDFNDAIKEIEEKYEDIEVIENKESEVDSQKEIDRNRKY, via the coding sequence ATGAAATCGTTAAAAATTCGATTAGTATTCATATTCACAGTAGTGATTTTTTCCTTGACCGTAGCACTAGGTTTCGTTTCAACTCGTATGGTGAGTCAAAATTTAATCAAGAGAACTCACAGCGATTTGATGGAGATAGCAGAAGAAGAAGCAAAGTATATTCAGTCTACACAGGATACAGAATTGAGGTATATTGATGCACTTGCACAAAATCCGTTGCTTACAGATCCAAGCATCCCTTTAGAAGCAAAGATTAAGTTTTACGAGAACGAAGCAGAAAGAAGTGGATATCAAGCTTTTGCATTTGCAGATAAAAATGGAAATAGTACCGTTTATAATTCAAAAAAAGAGAAGACAAATATAGGAGATCGAGAGTATTTTAAAACAGCGATGCAGGGTGAAACAGCTGCATCGGATTTAATTATCAGCAGTGTAAGCGGAGAGTTGTCTCTTATATTTGCGGCCCCCGTTTATCAAAATGGACAACAAATTGGTGTGCTTTATGGAAGAAGAGAGGCAAAGGAGCTCAATAATGCGGTCGGCAAATTCACATATAAGCAAACAGGGTATGCTTATATGATTAACTATGAAGGAACAACCGTGGCGAAAAAAGACATTCAACTTGTCTTAGATCGTGAAAACGTGCTTGAGAAGGCAAAGGAAGACCAGTCACTGCAAGAACTAGCTGTCCTTATGCAGGAGCATATGATAAAAGGAGAAGAAGGAAGTGGTGATTATGAATACGGAGGGAAAAGGTGGATAGCCGGTTTTGCACCAGTCGAAAAAAGCCCTTGGATAATGGTGGTAGAGATTGAACAACAGGAAGTATTAAAAGAAGTAAATGCACTTCGAAATGTGCTTATTTTCTTATGCTTAGCGGTTGTGGTTATCGGTGCACTTGTTACTTATTTTGCAAGTGATAAAATTGTAAGACCTATTCATAAAATAACTGGTGCAGCGCAGGAAATCGCAAATGGGAACTTTCAGGTTACACTTTCTGTGGATTCACACGATGAAGTGGGACAGCTTGCACAGGCATTTAATTTAACAATAGAAAGGCTGGTCAATTATCAGGAGTATATTGATGAGATTGCGGATGCCTTAATGAAAATATCAAATGGGGATTTAACGATAAAGCTGCAAAAGGAATACATTGGGCAATTTGAAAAACTTAAGAATAATATGGTAGCATTGATTCAAAATTTAAACCTTACTTTCCTTGAAATTAATCAGTCCGCAGGACAAGTGGACAGTGGAGCAATACAGGTTTCAAATGGTGCACAAACCTTGTCGCAGGGAACCACAGAGCAAGCCAGCTCCATTCAAGAGTTGTCTGCTTCGATCAGTGAAATAACAACTCGAGTAAAAGAAAGTGCAGGAAGTGCAAAATCAGCAAGTGATAAGGCGAAATCGGCAGGAACGGAGCTGGATAGCAGCAATGAATCTATGAGAGCTATGGTTGATGCGATGGAAAAGATTAGTTCAAAATCGTCTGAAATCTCCAAGATTATTAAAGTAATTGAAGACATCGCCTTCCAAACAAATATCCTTGCGCTGAACGCTGCAGTTGAAGCTGCAAGAGCGGGAAGTGCAGGGAAAGGATTTGCAGTCGTAGCAGACGAGGTAAGAAATCTTGCGGGAAAATCAGCGGAGGCAGCAAAAAACACAACGGACTTAATTGAGGAAACCTTGTCTGCTGTAGAAAATGGAGCTGACATTGCAGAAAAGACGGCCGGTGCTTTGAACAAAAGTGCAGATTTAACAAAGGATGCCGTTTTGTTGATTCATGAGATTGCAGCGGTTTCAGAAGAAGAAGCAGGTCTGATTGAACAGTTGGATTTAGGTGTAGAACAAATATCAGCGGTTGTTCAGAGCAACGCCGCCACGGCGGAAGAAAGTGCAGCCGCCAGTGAGGAATTAGCAGGGCAATCAACCCTTTTAAAAGAACTTATTTCAAAGTTTAAATTAGAGGATTTCAATGACGCAATAAAAGAGATTGAAGAAAAGTATGAAGACATAGAAGTGATTGAAAATAAAGAGAGTGAAGTGGATTCTCAAAAAGAAATTGATCGAAATCGTAAATATTAA
- a CDS encoding ATP-binding protein, whose product MKQLKSTVIVVLFLTFLLILNTIGILFYRESLLSFETQKDNMLKLTTKYETLSSMLYNNATLCFSTDDKTYKTEFNHLLQTYYIFDIIPINGQVFIEKESKAPYSSENTTMRKHVENLEFTKEESKLYEDFVYSFHELLTQLGTAVTEGDYSILSSVSCQKLYKDQNQTLLQIYDSYMDRINERESILLKNQFLLEGTLIFLSILLFFMGILLFYLLVKENASNLYFRKLYRTIVENINVGLSVQDQDGKYEYMNPKYRDLLNVQSQYIVGQTPDDLFDPKIAHLLRISDTRSSEGNLKMKISGEDCYMYYNYFTIFDENKQKKYIDLLHDTTETEKMQSQLQKQLKEIAFHSRAKDTFLANISHEIKTPINAIIGMTYFLKRTQLDKKQNDLVNKVESSSNLLLGIINDVLDLSKIKAKTLNFYPSPFHLLDVLKNAEDLCISNILHKGLDFQTHYHFDPDLYLFLDQTRLLQVFVNLITNATKFTSSGCISIFVDVKSETTDDIQFQFCVEDTGIGIRNEDMSKLFQEFEQLENHLTKTHTGTGLGLTICKYIVEQMGGEIWVSSDFNRGSKFYFTISAKKVTEEQIKAIPVAADYSVQKYDAKGAQVLLVEDNEINQEVATNLLTDINCVCDTANDGLECIALCEKHPVDHYKLILMDIHMPRMDGYTASTILRNKLRITCPILAVTATCLDESTKQQYKNIINDFILKPFKIDTFYSLIYQYLSGEKDEMDHKYLPASSPSSEKKILQEKKGHLERESKILNSKNPFDGKEESIKNLGGLEAAYYKHVDKFQNNYKNSAMEIKQLLISKNYEEAKRLAHSVKGLAGTLGMNRLYQAAAILEQNISEQAAETDASLGAYQLELNAVIAADPHENVS is encoded by the coding sequence ATGAAACAATTAAAATCTACAGTAATAGTTGTTTTATTTTTAACTTTTTTATTGATTCTTAATACAATCGGCATTTTATTTTATCGCGAAAGCCTCTTATCTTTTGAAACACAAAAGGATAATATGTTGAAGCTTACAACAAAATATGAAACGTTGTCCAGTATGCTTTACAACAATGCTACTCTTTGTTTTTCAACCGATGATAAAACCTACAAGACAGAATTCAACCATTTGCTTCAAACCTATTATATTTTCGATATTATCCCAATTAACGGACAAGTATTTATCGAAAAAGAATCGAAAGCACCGTATTCTTCAGAGAATACTACCATGAGAAAACATGTAGAAAATCTGGAGTTTACAAAGGAGGAGTCGAAGCTTTACGAAGATTTCGTCTATTCCTTTCATGAACTATTAACACAATTGGGGACCGCTGTTACAGAAGGGGATTATTCAATATTATCCTCAGTATCCTGCCAAAAGCTTTATAAAGATCAAAATCAGACCTTACTGCAAATTTATGATTCTTATATGGATCGGATTAATGAAAGGGAATCGATTCTTTTAAAGAATCAATTCTTGCTGGAAGGAACCCTGATTTTCCTATCCATTCTATTATTTTTTATGGGTATTCTTCTCTTTTATTTATTAGTAAAAGAGAATGCCTCCAATTTATATTTCAGAAAGTTATATAGAACCATCGTCGAAAACATCAATGTAGGTCTCTCTGTGCAAGATCAGGATGGAAAGTACGAATATATGAATCCGAAATACAGAGACCTATTAAATGTACAATCTCAATATATTGTGGGGCAAACTCCAGACGATCTTTTCGATCCTAAAATAGCTCACCTTCTGAGAATATCCGATACGAGATCCTCTGAAGGAAATCTAAAAATGAAAATCTCCGGAGAAGATTGCTACATGTATTACAACTATTTTACTATCTTTGATGAAAACAAACAGAAAAAGTATATTGACTTGCTGCATGATACAACCGAAACAGAAAAAATGCAAAGTCAGCTTCAAAAACAGTTGAAAGAGATCGCATTTCATTCTCGTGCTAAGGATACCTTTCTTGCAAATATATCTCACGAAATAAAAACTCCAATCAATGCGATTATCGGTATGACTTACTTTTTAAAAAGAACGCAATTGGATAAAAAGCAAAATGACTTGGTGAATAAAGTTGAAAGTTCATCTAATCTACTACTGGGTATCATAAACGATGTATTAGACCTTTCAAAAATAAAAGCGAAAACATTAAACTTCTATCCGTCACCATTTCACTTACTTGACGTTTTAAAAAATGCAGAAGATCTATGTATTTCAAATATTTTACACAAAGGTCTTGATTTTCAAACACATTATCATTTCGACCCCGACTTATATCTGTTTTTGGATCAAACTCGCCTTTTGCAGGTCTTTGTCAATTTAATAACAAATGCTACAAAGTTTACAAGCAGCGGATGTATCTCTATATTCGTCGATGTAAAATCGGAAACAACTGATGACATCCAGTTTCAATTCTGCGTGGAGGATACCGGAATCGGCATCCGAAATGAAGATATGAGCAAGCTGTTTCAAGAATTTGAGCAACTGGAAAATCATTTGACTAAAACACATACCGGAACAGGATTAGGGCTTACCATCTGCAAATACATAGTAGAGCAAATGGGCGGTGAGATCTGGGTAAGCAGTGATTTCAACAGAGGCAGTAAATTTTATTTTACTATTTCTGCGAAAAAAGTTACAGAGGAGCAGATAAAAGCAATCCCCGTAGCAGCCGATTACAGTGTACAGAAATATGACGCAAAAGGTGCGCAAGTTCTGCTTGTTGAAGATAATGAAATCAATCAAGAGGTCGCTACAAATCTGCTGACAGACATAAACTGCGTTTGTGATACTGCAAATGATGGTTTGGAATGCATTGCACTTTGTGAAAAACACCCTGTAGACCATTATAAATTGATTCTAATGGATATTCATATGCCACGCATGGATGGTTACACTGCATCTACTATATTACGAAATAAGCTCCGTATCACCTGCCCGATCCTAGCCGTGACTGCTACCTGTTTGGATGAAAGCACAAAGCAACAGTATAAAAATATTATCAATGATTTTATTTTAAAACCGTTTAAGATAGATACTTTCTATAGTCTGATTTATCAGTATCTATCTGGAGAAAAGGATGAGATGGATCATAAATATCTGCCAGCTTCTTCACCCAGCTCTGAAAAAAAGATATTACAAGAAAAGAAGGGGCACCTTGAAAGGGAAAGCAAAATATTAAATTCAAAAAATCCATTTGACGGAAAAGAGGAATCGATAAAGAACCTTGGCGGCTTAGAAGCTGCTTATTATAAACATGTTGACAAATTTCAAAATAATTACAAAAATAGCGCTATGGAAATCAAACAACTTTTAATCAGTAAAAATTATGAAGAGGCGAAGCGCCTGGCTCATTCAGTCAAGGGGTTAGCCGGCACTTTAGGTATGAACAGATTATATCAGGCAGCCGCTATCTTAGAACAAAATATTTCCGAGCAAGCTGCTGAAACAGATGCTTCCTTAGGAGCCTATCAATTGGAATTGAATGCTGTTATCGCCGCCGACCCACATGAAAATGTATCGTGA
- a CDS encoding glutamine--tRNA ligase/YqeY domain fusion protein, whose translation MVYYCLKSIKIRDKNRKNKEDLKVAELNENASNFIHNIIDKDLEDQVYGTRVHTRFPPEPNGYLHIGHAKSICLNFSTAKKYSGKCNLRFDDTNPVKEDTEYVDSIQADVRWLGFEWDQLLYASNYFDRMYECAVALIQKGKAYVCDLNAEEMKAYRGTLKEPGKESPYRNRSIEENLQIFEEMREAKYADGEKVLRAKIDMASPNINMRDPVLYRIARSTHHNTKDKWCIYPMYDFAHPIEDAIEGITHSICTLEFEDHRPLYDWVLRELKWENPPKQIEFARLNLTNTVMSKRYLKALVDNGNVEGWDDPRMPTIAGLRRRGYTPEAIRDFCERIGVAKANSTVEISLLEHCIREDLKTKVESRMVVMDPLKVVITNYPEDLTEEMEIENSRENEEKGKRMVPFSKELYVERDDFMEIPAKKYFRLFPGNEVRFKGAYFLTCNEVIKDDKGEVIELHCTYDPETKSGSGFEGRKVKGTIHWVDAKTAEKIEVRIYSYLMIEDENGETIINPDSLTVKQAYAEPSVKQAASGERYQFFRHGYYIADEKLTTSEQKVFNQIVDLKSSWKK comes from the coding sequence ATGGTATACTATTGCTTGAAAAGCATTAAAATAAGAGACAAAAACAGAAAAAATAAGGAGGACTTGAAAGTGGCGGAGCTAAATGAAAATGCATCCAACTTTATTCATAATATAATTGATAAGGATTTAGAGGATCAGGTTTATGGGACAAGAGTACATACTCGTTTTCCTCCTGAACCAAACGGGTATCTGCACATAGGACATGCAAAGTCCATTTGCTTGAATTTTTCCACTGCAAAAAAATATAGCGGAAAGTGCAATTTGCGTTTTGACGATACGAATCCTGTGAAAGAAGATACGGAATACGTTGATTCCATCCAAGCAGATGTAAGATGGCTGGGGTTTGAATGGGATCAATTATTATATGCTTCGAATTATTTTGATCGCATGTACGAATGTGCAGTTGCGTTAATTCAAAAAGGAAAAGCATATGTTTGTGATTTGAATGCAGAAGAAATGAAGGCTTACCGCGGAACCTTAAAAGAGCCAGGAAAAGAAAGTCCTTACAGAAATCGTTCCATTGAAGAAAATTTACAAATATTTGAAGAAATGCGAGAAGCGAAATATGCTGACGGTGAAAAAGTGCTGCGTGCAAAAATTGACATGGCTTCTCCGAATATTAATATGAGAGATCCGGTTCTTTATCGGATTGCTCGTTCAACACATCATAATACAAAAGATAAGTGGTGTATTTACCCAATGTATGATTTCGCACATCCAATTGAGGATGCGATTGAAGGAATCACACATTCCATTTGTACATTGGAATTTGAAGATCATCGGCCTTTGTATGATTGGGTGCTTCGTGAGTTGAAATGGGAAAATCCACCGAAGCAAATCGAATTTGCCCGCTTGAACCTAACCAATACGGTAATGAGCAAGCGCTATTTAAAAGCTCTTGTTGATAATGGAAACGTAGAAGGATGGGATGATCCTCGTATGCCTACGATTGCAGGGCTTCGCAGAAGAGGCTATACACCGGAAGCGATTCGAGATTTTTGTGAAAGAATTGGCGTTGCAAAAGCAAACAGCACAGTGGAAATATCTTTATTAGAACATTGCATTCGTGAAGACCTAAAAACGAAGGTGGAAAGCCGAATGGTCGTTATGGATCCGTTGAAAGTAGTAATTACAAACTATCCGGAAGATTTAACGGAAGAAATGGAAATTGAGAACAGCAGAGAAAATGAAGAAAAAGGAAAGCGCATGGTTCCCTTTTCCAAAGAGCTGTATGTAGAACGTGATGACTTTATGGAAATTCCGGCAAAGAAATACTTCCGTCTGTTCCCGGGTAATGAAGTTCGCTTTAAAGGAGCTTATTTTTTGACTTGCAATGAAGTGATAAAGGATGATAAAGGAGAAGTCATTGAACTGCACTGCACCTACGATCCCGAAACAAAGAGCGGAAGCGGATTTGAAGGTCGTAAGGTAAAAGGCACCATTCATTGGGTTGATGCAAAGACAGCTGAAAAAATTGAGGTTCGTATATATAGTTATTTAATGATTGAAGATGAAAACGGCGAAACAATTATAAATCCGGATTCATTAACCGTAAAACAAGCATATGCAGAACCTTCAGTTAAGCAGGCAGCTTCAGGGGAACGGTATCAATTTTTCCGCCATGGGTATTACATTGCAGATGAAAAATTAACGACGAGCGAACAGAAGGTATTCAACCAAATCGTTGACTTAAAGAGTTCTTGGAAAAAATAA